Within Acidobacteriota bacterium, the genomic segment CCGGCGCCGCCCGATGTATGCCGCAATGATCAGCATGACCGAGGAGCAGCAGGCCGGCCCGCCCACCGACGCCGTCCCGGCTGCCTCGAGGAGCGGCGCGTACCTCGAGCGCGGCGACTACCATCGGCAACCGTCGCCGTCCTGGGAGTTCTACCCGACCTACCTCGCGAAGCTCCGGATCGTCCGCTCGTATCTCGAGCGCCTGCCGCGCGGGACGGCCGTGCTGGATGCCGGCTGCGGCGAAGGCGTGCTCGTCGAGGAGTTCCACGATCGGCTCGCGATGCACGGCGTCGATCCGCACTACAGCTCCGCCCACGTGCAGCAGGCGTCGCTCCTGGCCCTTCCGGTCGACGATGGCCGGTTCGACGTCGCGCTGTGTCTCGACGTGCTCGAGCACCTCACGTTCGAGGAACAGCCGCGCGCGTTCGGCGAGCTCCATCGCGTCCTGCGTCCGGGCGGCGAGCTGCTCGTCACGGTGCCGAACCTCGCGCACCTCCAGTCGCGCGTGCACTTCCTTCTGACCGGCCGGCTCATCCGGACCGCGAGCCTCGAGAAGCATCCCGGCGATCGTCCGGTGGCGGAGTTCCTGCGGCTGGCGGCTCGCGCGGGATTCCGTCTCGTCGAGCGGCGGGGCATCTTCCCCACCGTCCCGGTGCTGACGCGCCTGATTCGTCGTCAGCCCGCGCGGCTACGGTGGCTGCACCGGGCGCTGACCGTCGCGCTGCCGGTGCCGGGCTGGTGTTTCCTGAACGTGCTGCGATTCGAACGCGTGTAGCGGCTCGCGATGCGCGATCGGCTGAAGCAGCTCTCGACAGGCGTCGCGATCTACGGCGCCGGCGACGTCGCCATCCAGGTCGTGAACTTCGCGCTGCTCGCCGTGTACGTCAAGGGCGGCTTCCTCACGGCGCTCGACTTCGGCGGCCTGGCGCTGCTCGGCGCGATC encodes:
- a CDS encoding class I SAM-dependent methyltransferase, encoding MTEEQQAGPPTDAVPAASRSGAYLERGDYHRQPSPSWEFYPTYLAKLRIVRSYLERLPRGTAVLDAGCGEGVLVEEFHDRLAMHGVDPHYSSAHVQQASLLALPVDDGRFDVALCLDVLEHLTFEEQPRAFGELHRVLRPGGELLVTVPNLAHLQSRVHFLLTGRLIRTASLEKHPGDRPVAEFLRLAARAGFRLVERRGIFPTVPVLTRLIRRQPARLRWLHRALTVALPVPGWCFLNVLRFERV